TTTGTTAGGGGAAACGTGGAATGGAGCCTGTGCCATCCGGGTTCATACCCAGTGATCTGAGAGGCCAGACGTCTGTGTGTACCCGGGAGAAGACACGTTTTTATAAACGTGCCAGGTTTGCTCTTTGCTAAGTGTCTTTGGATAAATACATAGTTTAGAGGCAGGGAACAAAACAAACTCCTGCTTGTTTTGTACTTTATGGTGCTTAAAGGTTGGGTTCCGTAAACGTTTGTTGGTAAACATTGCCTACCAGCGTGTGAAcgagtgtgtgtgtttatcagAGACTTTTCCCAGTAGTTGCCACGTTTCCCCAACTGCACCCTTACTTGGGTGTCTCACTTTTCCTTTGTGTAAGAGTGAAGGCGTTGGTGTGCGCCCCTTGGCAGGACGGGGGCAATGAGCTCTGTAACTAGACTAATGAATTACTGCTGTGGAAGTGGAGACGGCTGGAGACACAGTGGTGGTGATGGTCTGCCTTCTCTgtagcagaggaagggaaaggataTCAAGTTTAAGCGCCTGGAATGGTTCCTCCACGATGCCTGGCGGCAACAGCGTGACAAGGTGCGCCTCCGGCGCCTGGAAGTGAAACCTCACGGTTTGGAAGTGCCGGATGAACACACCTTGGCCTTTGTTGTGCGCATCCAAAGGTGGGTGACTGGGGCAAGCGATTGATTCAGCTTTAGACCCTTGCTAAGGGGACAAGATAATAGGCCTCAAGCCACCGAGGCAGGTTGTGCTGGGAGTTCAGGGCTGAGCACAGCACAGGTTTTGCGTCGGAGGGTGAGGAGACTGATCTTAGacaaacagacatgaaaatacAGTATGTACTATGGGGGTGCAGTGCTagattggggggaggggcagtacGTGTACTTATTGTTGAGGACACTCTTCTAAAGCAGGGACTTAGAGCTGAGGGCTGCAAACGGTCTGGGAAAGGCTTTCCAGCATAGATGCAAAGCTCCTGAAGTGGGGGACCGAGGCGTCTCTAGGAGCTGAACCGAAGTGCGGCGGAGAGAGCAGCGCCAGGGAGAGTGAAACGAGGAGCATTCTACTCCCCCGGCGGTGTTTTCCTTGCCCGCTCCCACCTGCGGTACAactgcctcttctctccccctaCCCAGTCTCCCAAACCAGAAGCCTGCGAGTTGTAGCTACTTACCTCGGAGCCCTCCTTCCTACCACTGTCCATGGTCTCTTCCCTGGACTGTCGCATTATCGCTGGTGTCCCTGCCTCTGGCGTCACACTCTCAGATCTGTCCTCTGTGCGCAAAAAGAAATCTGATCTTGTCTTCACTTAAAATTCTCCAGAGCTTTCTCTTCCCCATAGAAGCAAATCCAGCTTCCTTAGCTGGACATACACAGCCCTGCGTCCCCCAGCCAGACGCTCCACAGGTTCAGGGATGGCCTCCACGTTCCCACGGTAGCACCTCGGACCCTGCTCCACGTTGTGGGGTAGTGATCTGCTCACGTAGCTGCCGCCGTTCGGCTGAACTCTGAAAGGCACAGCGTGTCTTCCTCTCTGCACGTCCGGTGGTGGTGGCACGTGTCTCGTAGGTGCTTGCTGGGCTGCCATTAACGGAACGGAGCCTGACTTCCTCTGCTGTTCATTTCAGGGTTAACGGAGTGAGCTTAACGGTGCAGAGGACCATTGCAAGGCTTCGACTGAAGAAGATTTTCAGCGGTGTCTTTGTCAAAGTGACCCCCCGAACCATAAAGACGCTGCGCATAGTGGAACCTTATGTGACCTGGGGGTGAGTGAGGCCTTTTTGGTGCGTGGATTCAATTAGATTGTACTTGGGCATGTGGAGAACGTTAGGATGCATGGGGTGCTGTTCTCCCAGGCTCTTGTTGCTGGGTTGAAAGAACATTTTGCTGTGACCACAGTCGTGGCTAGCCATGAGAACCTTGGAATACGGGGCAGGTGGCAGGagatgctggtgctgctggtaATGTGCCCCGAACAGGGCCGTGGCAGGGCTTGTTCCTGTGTTCCAGAGCAGAGGCTGAGTGGACGGGTAGAGCAGACGCCAATTCTTGGGGTCTTGAAGGAGGACCGGGGGTAGTGCTTGTGTACGAGTAGTGCTCCTTCAAATATTAAAACCTCACAAAGGCTTGGCTCTCACTTTAAGATCTTGTACCGTCTTGAGTAGAGGGTCATCTAGGGCCAAAgtcctagagcacaggtggcaaacacaaggcccatgggccgaattcGACCCGGCACCTTGTtgctacctggcggcagcgccaagctctcacttaactgttcaggagtagttacatttacacagtcacaaagttacattcggccttttgaaggcaaccgtgaggctgatgtggcccccggtgaaaatgagtttgacgcccctgtcCTAGACTATAAACCAGGACTTATCTTTGCCtgggaaataaaatttttgtctGGTAACATTTGTgttcataaattttaatttctagttACACAGTTAGGGCCACTCTGGTTGTTTACCCTCTTCTTCACTGTTTCCCTAGCACCCCAGCTGCGGTGTGATTGCAGGCCACTTCCTGTGAAGGGAAGGGGTGGTTGGGGGAATCCTCAGCTGGGCTGCAGGACTGAGTGGCCAGTGTAATGCAGTGTGCCAGGGGATAGCTAAGACTATACTTTTTTCTGCCTTGAATAGATTTCCAAATCTGAAGTCTGTCCGGGAACTCATCTTGAAACGTGGACAAGCCAAGGTCAAGAATAAAATCATCCCTTTGACAGACAACACAGTGATTGAGGAGCACCTGGGTAAGTGTTGCATCTTAGGGGTCAGTTAAGGATCTTAGGCGGTGCTGGTGTGGGGTccaggttttattctttttttttttttttaaagattttatttatttttagaggggagaagggagggagaaagaggcagagaaacatcaatgtatgagagatatgtcagttgcctctcacacatcccccaactggggacctgccccacaacccaggcatgtgtcctgactgggaatcgaacaggcaaccttttggttcgcaggctggcactcagtccactgagccacaccagctagctCCAGGTTATATTCTTCTTGAGGTCCCAAGAATCTGCCGGAGAGCCCAGCTCTGACATAGGAGAGCCTCTCAGTGTATCCTGCGGAAATAAAGGAAACCACCCTTGTGTTTCTTAGGGAAGTTCGGTGTCATTTGCTTGGAAGACCTCATTCATGAAATCGCCTTCCCGGGGAAGAACTTCCAGGCAGTCTCAGGGTTCTTATGCCCTTTCCAGCTCTCAGTGGCCCGTCACGCCACCAAGAATAGAGTAGGCTTCCTCAAGGAGATGGGCTTACCTGGCTATCGAGGTGAACGCATCAATCAGCTCATCCGACAGCTGAACTAGACCCAGGTGAGGCGCGGCTGCAGACCACCCTCGGGCTGACTTTATGGGCCATGTCTTGtcactgaaaaattatttttggactTCCCAGTGTTTGAGAGGAGCTGTGGCActagggggagagaggaggaggttaTTTACAAGTCTAATGGAGACATGCTTGAAAGGTGAATGCCTGGTTAGGACATGGTTGTGTGTATCCCAAGAATTACAGGATAGAAAATACtgagtaacaaaaaaaaaaatctctgtattGGGGAGCAGGTAATAGTACAGTGAATTTAAAAAGGATTTGAAGATCTGAACCATCTATTCAGTTGAAGGAATCTTAACTCTGAAAGTGCTCTTTATTGTGATTACTACTGTAGGCGCCAAGTCACAGTTAACTTGTACTAACAAAACTGTGTTTTCTTCCTCCCAGAATACCTGAAAGCACGGTGCCTTggaagcgtgtgtgtgtgtgttttggagtTACCAGTATCTTCAAAGAAGATGGTTTTCTGCTGTAGCTTCAGAAACTGGAGGGGAAGAGTCGGGGAAAGACGGCAGTGCTCCTAGCAGGCCCTTCTTGTCACGGCCCCGTCCCAAAGGGAAGTCGTGTGTAGTTCTACGTTCGCCACTGTGCCACCTTGAAGTCAGCAGAGGACTCGTGCCATGCAAGGGGGTCCTGCTCTGTCCCATCTTCTCTCTGGGGGCTTGATGTTGATGAAGAGACGCCCAAGCATGAGTGCCAAGCCCAGAGCCATACGTGAACCTGGGGGTTGCTAAGGCTTTGTTTTGGAAAGAACTTGAAATACATTTAGAAGAGCACAGAAACAGTGCTCAGCTGTGTCTGTTGTGAGTTCGTGTTCCAGCTCTGCAGTGACGGCTTCGCAGGCTCTAAATGTATCTGGTGGCTTCCTTACCGTAGCTCAGGACTTTAGACTCTTCTTGGATCTATGAGAAGGGAAGGACCATTTACCCAGGAAAACATGCATATACTCCAGTTCTTGCTTGGAAGTTTGGGGTGTTCATAGGCTCTTCTCAGGGACCCGTGCACCCACCTTTTGTGAGAGAGTCCTGCACGGTCAGGATTGGTTACCCAGGCCCTACCTTGCTGGTCGGGTTCCACGTCCTGTGGAGACCAAAAGCTGCTTCCCTTCAAGCTAGTGGGTGTTTCCTAGTGATAGAGTGTAAGCCCCTGTACCATCTTTAACTCAGGGGGTTGCCCGCCTTTCCGTTCTGCTGTGCTTCAGGGTGGTGGTGTCTGGTTTCCCTGGTGATCAGTCCTCTCCTTAAAAACCCAAATCATGGAGAGGGGTGGGgtcagaggtggaagagggtataggaataaatagtaatgggaaaaaatacaataaataaaagggaaagtttGGGGATTAAATGCCTATTTTGACAATCATGTTTCCATTTTATACAATTAGAgtttattttggcatttttatgTCAGGAGGCAATTCAATAAAATAGCCTAAAAAAAACCATCATGAAAGAATGAACCATTTTGTTGGTTTGGCATGGATGAAGTTGGACTGTTTGGTCTTTTAGACCCTGCTCGAGCTTGTTTAGCCCCTTGCTACCCTAGACTCCGGGCTCCGCCAGGATTGCTCGCTCTCCTGGTAATGCTGTAGACCA
The Desmodus rotundus isolate HL8 chromosome 11, HLdesRot8A.1, whole genome shotgun sequence genome window above contains:
- the RPL7L1 gene encoding ribosomal protein uL30-like, with the translated sequence MVLRILVIAEPHCSGLKLVVCASVSVFSAPRSRQERGRREQGSARGGRRGGAASRGQGGPRVTADGEQRKKIPLVPENLLKKRKAYQALKATQAKQALLERKEQRKGKDIKFKRLEWFLHDAWRQQRDKVRLRRLEVKPHGLEVPDEHTLAFVVRIQRVNGVSLTVQRTIARLRLKKIFSGVFVKVTPRTIKTLRIVEPYVTWGFPNLKSVRELILKRGQAKVKNKIIPLTDNTVIEEHLGKFGVICLEDLIHEIAFPGKNFQAVSGFLCPFQLSVARHATKNRVGFLKEMGLPGYRGERINQLIRQLN